AGAACGGAACGAGGCATTACGGCTGGGCCTGGCGATTGTCCGGTAAAATACGTCGCCAGAGGACCGATTTGTCAAGCCGCCATGTGCTGTGCAAAAATTTTTAAATACGTAATTAGCGATGGTGGTATAATTTGATGAGAAATCCTCCAACAATGGGCATAACCTCAAAAATTTCTTGATGGGACGGATCATTGAAAAGCCTTTTGAGGAGGTACACATGTAATTTTCGCCATCCGTGAAAGACTATTTGCTGCGACGATTTCCCGCCATGCGTCTTCAGCCGTTTCCACGATCTTAAACAGCAATTGCAACGCCCTCATTGATTTCCAGTATAAGTGGATAGCCAAAAACACCGTACTCGGATTCTGGGCCGTTACGACAGCCCAACCTAAAAATACGGTCTAAACGACCAAGAAATAGGGTGTTCACCCCATTGCCATTGACATATGATCCAAATAGAAAACCAAGCAAAGGTGGTAAGGAGCCGCGTTTGTCCAAACCACGATCTGGCCGACAGAGGAGGCTCCACGGCCTGCCATCTAGGCCGCCCTTGCAAGAATACAACAGATTCTCTACTACAAAATTTGCGATGGCCATATATATCCAACTTGCTCATACTTGAACGTTGTGGAGCAACAGCTCACTAGGGTCAGATCCATCACTTGTTTCACTATACCTGAAATTGAGAAGTTACCCAAAAATTGATCAAACAACTGAAAACCCTTGACATCTACGAAAAGCGGACAGTCAATAAACTGCTTGAAGAAGCCGTTGGTAAACTTCTGAAGAGATACACGGAGAAGTGGTTCGAAAAATGACCAAATCCGTATTTTCCCGAATAGACAACGGTTGACTAGGTGTTATTGGTCAGGCGTATCGAGACTCCGTGCATCGTAGGACATACGTTTTCAAGGGACTTTTTTGTTTTGAACTCACGTCCCTTACTCTGGGAGGGGGCGATGTAAGTAGTCAAAATTCTAGTTGTTGAGGAAAGGAGGGAAAGGCATGAAACATCTATTTGTAGTCCTGCTGTCGATGGGATTGATTCTTTTCCAAGGCTTTCCAACCTATTGTGGAGAAAAAGGGCGAGACGAAAGCAAAGAGGCGTACGGCGACGACATGCCGGCTTACGGCAGGTGCGGTCACATGATGGGTTATGGGCTGCACGGACACGGGATGCGCAGGGGCGGCTCCGGGGTACATCACGGTTGGGGCTGGAGTGAAAGACCCCGAGACTGGAAGTCCATGACCCAGGAGGAGCAGAAAAAGTGGGAGGAGATGAGAGCAAAACACCAGATGGAAATCCTGGACCTGCGGAAAGAATTGGTGTCTAAACGCGTGGAACTGGAGACATTGTGGAATCAGCCCCAGGTAGATCATGGCAGGATTGAGAAGCTTTCCGGTGAGATCGCCCAGATTGAGGCACAGCTGGCCAAGAAACGGGACAAGCATCTCCTGGAGTGCCGAAAGCAGTTTGGCGACAGGGGTTGGACATGCCCCGGCTCCTGGTGATGACTTTTCACACATTCTGAGTCATGAAAGCGGGTGATACGGGCGCCAAAGGTTAAAAAGGCCGGAGAAGTTTACAGCTGTGAAGTCTGCGGTAACGTGGTTGAAGTGAAAAAAGCCGGTGGGGGCGAACTGGTCTGTTGCGGGCAACCCATGAAATTGCAGAAAAAGTAAAGGAGGGCAAAGCCATGCATGACAAGAAAGAGTTGTGTGGGAAGATCAAGTCGATTTACCCTGACATTGGAGAATGCGGCATTGATGTGGATGTCAACTTCGACAAAGGGAAAAAGGCATGGGTAGTGGATCTGAAGAAGGATAAGCATGAATTGAAGACACACCTGGAACCCGAAGAAGCGGATCAGTGTATTGAAGGCAAACAGTGCGTATCCCTTGGGCTCCAGATCGCCCAACGCAGGGCAAACATCGACAGGATGCCTTAGCGCCAACGCGCTGGGACATCGTGTCTTACATGACAATAACGATCGGAGGGTGAAAATGAAGGAGAAAAACGCCGTTATCGGTGTTTGCGAAACTCATGAAAAGGCTGAAGATGCTGTCAAGCAACTGGAAAAATCCGGTTTTGACATGCAGAAGTTGTCAGTCGTTGGAAAAGACTACCACACGGAAAAACACGTAGTCGGGTATTATAATGCAGGAGATCGCATGAAGTATTGGGGCAAGTCGGGGGCTTTCTGGGGAGGAATCTGGGGGATGCTTTTTGGCTCGGCATTCTTCTGGGTGCCCGGCATTGGTCCCATACTTGTTGGCGGCCCCCTGGTTTCTTGGATCCTCGGGGCCCTGGAGAGCGCCGCCATCGTTGGCGGTCTCAGTGCGCTCGGGGCCGGACTGTACGGCATCGGGATTCCGAAAGACAGCATCATAAAATATGAAACAGACCTTAAGGCGGACAAGTTTCTGGCCATTGCTCATGGCACAGCCGATGAGGTCAAGAGAGCACATGATATTATCAAGAAAATGAATGTGGTGGACGCAACTGTCCATTCCGTTTAGTCAACCTTTCAAGTGTAAAAAAGTTGATAAGCCAACGCGTGTCGCCTCGCCGGTGACCGCAAACAAGGAGGAGCGTCATGAATAGTCGTGTTTTTTCATCCATTGTCTTTGTTCTTGTTTTGACCATGTCCCATACCGCTCTCGGGAAATCAGATGGTCCAAAGACTGCACCGCAGGTTCCGGACGGCTGGATCGTTGTGGAGGAAGAGATCTGGCTTGCTTTTCCGGATGAACCGGGAGCTCAGTTTCACCAGGCCCATGAGAACTTCCTGAAAAGGGATTACAAGGCTGCGGCCGCTAATATGAGGAAGGCCGTGGGATTCATGAAGTTGGAAACGGCTCGTGCGGCAGGTGATGCGAAGAAGGCATTGACAGCTTCCATTCACAAACTGGAAAAGCTGGCTGATGACGTGGAAAAGGGCACGGTTTCCTCTGCTCGAAAACTGTCAGAAGCGTTTTCCAGAGCCCATGAAGCCCTGGCCATCCAGCACCATGCCAAGGCTTCGGAAGCCTGGGCAAAAAAGCAAAGCACAAAGGTCGGGCGTGCCTTGAAGGCCGCCGCAATGCACCTCGAAAGCGCTGCTGCCTGGTCAGGACAAAAGCTTGAAGCAGGAGACCATGCATCGTTACAGCTCGCACGATCCGTGGGGAAAAAAATCACGGAAGGGGCCAGCTGGACAGCCGAGGAGGCCGGAAAGGCTATTGAGGGCTTGGGCCGCGGATTGAAAGCATTGGGGGAAAGAATCGAGCCGCTCGCCGAATGAAGCGTTTTCGTGCTTGGCTGTTGTAGACGGAGCGCAAGGCACCGTGGCTGATAGCTCGACAAAAGGGATTTATGAGGGGGATGCGCAAGAGAGGAAGCTGAATGTTTACAATTGCAGCGGCGGAAGTTGTTTTGACCGGTACGGCCTTTTCTATTCTTGTCATCTACCATCTGCACCTTGCTTGCCAAGTGCGAAAAGATCCGATGGCCACATCCATTGGTCTCGGCAATCACCTGCGATACGAATGGGTGGAAGCCGTGATGGGAGCGAAAGAACACATCGAGGCCATCCAGACTTTGCGAAATTGGGTGATGGCATCCAGCTTTCTGGCCTCAACGGCCATCCTCATCGGCTTGGGCATCCTTAATACGGTTTTCAGGACTGAAAAAATCGCAGAATGTGCCCACGCCCTGAATCTGTTTGGAACGAAAAGTCTGGAGCTTTGGCTGATAAAACTAATGATACTGGTCGTTGTTTTCTTTTTTTCCTTTTTCAATTTTGCACTGACGATCCGTTACTACAACCATGCCAGTTTTGCCATCAACATTCCGACGTCGGACGAACCGGCCATCACTTACGAGTCCGTAGCCAAAATTATTAATCGGGCCAATATGCACTACACCCTCGGAATGCGCGGATTCTATTTTTCAGTGCCATTGACGCTTTGGCTTTTTGGACCGACATGGATGCTATCTGGGTCCATCGTATTGACCGTCATACTTTACAAGCTGGACCGGACTATTTGAAAAAGGAACCAGCAAGAAATGCACGACAGCAAAACCCCTGGGATCTGGGTGTTGGAGAAGCTTACTGGACGACTAGGAGAACCAGGGTGACTTCAACGCATCGTCCCGCCAGTTGTGAGCGAACCTTGAAAGGACCTTTCAGGAGATGGAAGCGGGATGGAATTCTCTAACATTGTTTTAGGTCTGGTCTTGCTTGTACTGGGACGAAAGCTTTTTTGGCTCTTTGTTTCAATAGTGGGGTTTCTTTTCGGCATGGGGTTCGCGGGTCTGGTATTCCCGGATCAACCGCAGTGGATACAGGTTTTGTTTGCCCTTGGCGCGGGTTTTCTCGGAGCCTTGCTTGCAGTATTGGCCCAGCGCGTTGCCTTCGCCCTCGCAGGGTTTTATGGGGGCTTTTACTTCGCCCTAATTCTAGCTCAGTCATTCGGTTCGGGGGCAAATAACATAGTCATATGCACTTTTGTTGGGGTGATTGGGGCCGTGGTCGCAACCCTCATCATGGACTGGGTAATCATTTTGCTTTCTTGCCTGGTGGGAGCCGGGGCGGTGGTTGGGGCGTTAGGTTTAGGGCAAGGAATGAGAATAATCGTTTTCCTGTTGCTGGTGATTACCGGGGCTTTTGTTCAGACAAAGCTCTTGCCTCAAGCCAAGCAATACGATGGGACTAAAGGGTAAAAAAGAGGCTTGAGTTTCGGACAGGTTCAGGCCAAGCCGAACGCGGTGGTGGAAAACCTTTGAAAAGGATCTGGGGAGGTATCTGAAGGCCATGCAAAAGGCTTTTTCGGTAGACAGAAAAGTAGTCATCGTGGGCGCAGGCCAGGTGGGCGCGACCTTTGCGTTTGCACTCATGACGAGCGGCCTTGCCGGCAGTATTGTTCTCATTGACCAGGCGGCTGAAAGGGCGGAGGGCCATGTAATGGACTTAAATCACGGCCTATCATTTGTCCAGCCCTGCCGGATCTACGCAGGGGATTATACGGACTGCCGCGATGCGAGCGTTGTGGTGATCACGGCAGGCGCCAGTCAGAAGCCCGGAGAAACAA
This genomic interval from Deltaproteobacteria bacterium contains the following:
- a CDS encoding DUF4203 domain-containing protein, which encodes MEFSNIVLGLVLLVLGRKLFWLFVSIVGFLFGMGFAGLVFPDQPQWIQVLFALGAGFLGALLAVLAQRVAFALAGFYGGFYFALILAQSFGSGANNIVICTFVGVIGAVVATLIMDWVIILLSCLVGAGAVVGALGLGQGMRIIVFLLLVITGAFVQTKLLPQAKQYDGTKG
- a CDS encoding periplasmic heavy metal sensor, producing the protein MKHLFVVLLSMGLILFQGFPTYCGEKGRDESKEAYGDDMPAYGRCGHMMGYGLHGHGMRRGGSGVHHGWGWSERPRDWKSMTQEEQKKWEEMRAKHQMEILDLRKELVSKRVELETLWNQPQVDHGRIEKLSGEIAQIEAQLAKKRDKHLLECRKQFGDRGWTCPGSW
- a CDS encoding DUF599 domain-containing protein; its protein translation is MFTIAAAEVVLTGTAFSILVIYHLHLACQVRKDPMATSIGLGNHLRYEWVEAVMGAKEHIEAIQTLRNWVMASSFLASTAILIGLGILNTVFRTEKIAECAHALNLFGTKSLELWLIKLMILVVVFFFSFFNFALTIRYYNHASFAINIPTSDEPAITYESVAKIINRANMHYTLGMRGFYFSVPLTLWLFGPTWMLSGSIVLTVILYKLDRTI
- a CDS encoding desulfoferrodoxin FeS4 iron-binding domain-containing protein — its product is MRAPKVKKAGEVYSCEVCGNVVEVKKAGGGELVCCGQPMKLQKK
- a CDS encoding DUF1269 domain-containing protein; the encoded protein is MKEKNAVIGVCETHEKAEDAVKQLEKSGFDMQKLSVVGKDYHTEKHVVGYYNAGDRMKYWGKSGAFWGGIWGMLFGSAFFWVPGIGPILVGGPLVSWILGALESAAIVGGLSALGAGLYGIGIPKDSIIKYETDLKADKFLAIAHGTADEVKRAHDIIKKMNVVDATVHSV